The nucleotide window CAAGGCGCAAGCGTTAAAAAAGGGTTGAAAATAGGGGATGTTGATCCAAGATGCAAAAAGGAGTATTGTTACAGCTTCTCGGATAAGGCCCGGGCTGTTGCCGGGGGCGTGCTTGAGGCGGTTCTGCATCATTTACATCATGCAAGAATACCCAATCAATAAAATACAATTAACTCAGGGATAAAGCCTTGCAGGGGCGATTGCTGTATTCCTTGGAATGACGGTAATCTGCCTTTCTGATTGATCGTTTTGGTAATTTTTTAAAGCGAGGTCATTAATGTTAATACTCAAGCCGTAACCCGACGGGGGTACGACCTGAGGGAAAAGAAGGAATCAGGTTATGCAAAGCGTCACCGTAGAAGAATCCATAGGAATGGTGCTATGCCACGACATCACGAGAATTGTTCCGGACCTGTTTAAAGGCAGAGCGTTTAAAAAGGGACATGTCATCAGGGAGGAGGATATTCCCAGGCTCCTGGAGTTGGGAAAGGAACATATCTATGTCCAAAGCTTTGACGGCAGTGTTCATGAAAATGATGCGGCACAGCGTATTGCGCGGGCTGCTGCGGGGAACGGGTTGACACTTTCAGAACCCTACGAGGGAAAAGTATCGTTTACCGCAAAGACAGACGGCCTGTTGAAAGTCAATATTGATGCGGTAAACAGGATGAACGATATCCAGGATATCATGTTCGCGACCCTTCAATCAAATCACCAGGTGGCTGCGGGGACTTCCCTTGCAGGGACAAGGATCATCCCCCTTTCCACTGATGAGGCGAAGGTTGAGGCTGTGGAACAGATCTGCAGGGCCGCATTTCCAGTAATTGAAATCAAGCCTTTTGCCCGGTTGAGAGTCGGCATGGTCACCACGGGAAACGAGGTGTACAAAGGCCTTATCAAAGATGGTTTCGGTCCCGTGGTCCG belongs to Desulfobacula toluolica Tol2 and includes:
- a CDS encoding molybdopterin-binding protein: MQSVTVEESIGMVLCHDITRIVPDLFKGRAFKKGHVIREEDIPRLLELGKEHIYVQSFDGSVHENDAAQRIARAAAGNGLTLSEPYEGKVSFTAKTDGLLKVNIDAVNRMNDIQDIMFATLQSNHQVAAGTSLAGTRIIPLSTDEAKVEAVEQICRAAFPVIEIKPFARLRVGMVTTGNEVYKGLIKDGFGPVVRKKFDALGSVVSRQIFVPDDIEMTVAAVHELLDEGAEMIAVTGGMSVDPDDLTPASIKAAGGRIISYGAPVLPGAMFLLAYIGDVPVVGLPGCVMYHKASIFDLIVPRLLAGETVERSDITAMGHGGFCSSCEHCRYPLCGFGK